Proteins encoded by one window of Branchiostoma floridae strain S238N-H82 chromosome 6, Bfl_VNyyK, whole genome shotgun sequence:
- the LOC118417746 gene encoding uncharacterized protein LOC118417746: MADQFLADPGCSATKRRGPGRPRIPSPMKRQKNKQKLRTRVNLGNTFEEWRALQQRLNVRTDRNLARKLLDSFKKKPEESVPRTSSPKHMLQSPTGPSLFDDESSVGAPSDGDSSPASIVGENICLSPRGQVLDAAVSRSPPCEVLENALSRSAEKRPESRAHIQDPENEKEINALENIGISVEVEEDMSEDDDDFSDSEEYYDDVMGDPDYEPPASLRAAYKLLDRDIETYDIITAEEEVFCHDMAPGVEDGSLGEESLTTDNDQSINKEQAIDESLKNLPREIRIERPEDIVDDKCSIIYKRCLEQLIGFLELPEDKRRCRECPAPVPPVHPVENPVPSVQIVASGMIVKWHCKNGHLVWRWFTQPRLKFGVQGGDFMQASSLLLSGNNYGKYSLMCKFMNLGCVNESTFYKIQRQYCVDTINQYWVKQQEEIVRDLRTKEEVILLGDGRMDSPGHCAQYCTYTALDNESRSIVAIEVVDKRETDRNSSVMEKDGFKKAMDDLLDKGVPITEVCTDAHPQISSLMRPDKGVYGKKGIFHSLDVWHGAKNLTKKLVKAGGEKGGKDLLPWTRDIVRHFWYCCKHANNYEEFIVLWKGVLHHVCNEHQWATGSCQHDPIDPAEVRTKPWLVKGTPAHEKLSKLILNKRWLKTTFKFLRFRTTSDLESFQNHILMRQPPSVQGQVSACCNRLQCPQGQAGMEE; the protein is encoded by the exons atggcggaccagTTTTTGGCGGACCCAGGTTGTTCCGCGACAAAGAGACGTGGCCCTGGGCGACCCCGTATCCCGTCACCGATGAAGAGACAGAAGAATAAACAGAAGTTGAGGACTCGTGTGAACTTGGGCAACACATTTGAAGAGTGGAGGGCGCTACAACAGAGGCTAAACGTGCGGACGGATCGCAATCTCGCACGCAAACTGCTGGACAG CTTCAAGAAGAAGCCCGAGGAGTCTGTCCCCAGGACTTCAAGCCCCAAGCACATGTTGCAGTCCCCCACTGGCCCTAGCCTCTTTGATGATGAGTCAAGTGTTGGGGCACCATCAGATGGTGACAGTTCTCCTGCTTCAATCGT GGGagaaaacatttgtttgtcaCCACGAGGTCAAGTCCTGGATGCTGCTGTGAGCAGGTCACCACCATGTGAAGTCCTAGAGAATGCTTTGAGCAG GAGCGCTGAGAAGAGGCCTGAAAGCAGAGCACACATTCAGGATCCAGAGAATGAGAAAGAAATTAATGCCCTGGAGAACATTGG GATTTCAGTGGAAGTCGAGGAAGATATGTCTGAGGATGATGACGATTTCTCAGACTCTGAGGAGTATTATGATGATGTGATGGGTGACCCTGACTATGAGCCTCCTGCATCACTCCG GGCAGCATACAAGCTTTTGGACCGGGACATTGAGACCTACGACATCATTACAGCAGAAGAGGAGGTTTTCTGCCACGACATGGCTCCTGGAGTGGAGGACGGGTCATTGGGTGAAGAGAGCTTGACCACTGACAATGACCAGTCCATTAACAAGGAGCAAGCCATTGATGAGTCATTGAAGAATCTCCCACGCGAAATTAGGATTGAACGCCCAGAAGACATTGTGGATGACAAGTGTTCTATCATCTACAAGAGGTGCCTCGAGCAGCTTATCGGCTTCCTGGAGCTGCCTGAAGACAAGAGAAGGTGCCGTGAATGTCCTGCCCCCGTTCCCCCGGTCCACCCCGTTGAAAACCCTGTTCCATCTGTGCAGATCGTGGCAAGTGGGATGATCGTCAAATGG CACTGCAAAAATGGTCATCTAGTCTGGAGGTGGTTCACCCAGCCAAGACTGAAATTCGGTGTGCAAGGAGGTGATTTCATGCAAGCCTCCAGCCTTCTGTTGTCGGGAAACAACTATGGCAAGTACAGCCTGATGTGCAAATTCATGAACTTGGGATGTGTGAACGAGTCAACATTTTACAAGATTCAGAGGCAGTACTGTGTTGACACAATCAACCAGTACTGGGTCAAACAACAGGAGGAAATCGTCAGGGATCTGAGGACCAAAGAAGAGGTCATTCTCCTTG GTGATGGCCGTATGGACTCCCCGGGACACTGTGCACAATACTGCACGTACACTGCCTTGGACAACGAATCCAGGTCCATTGTGGCTATCGAAGTTGTGGACAAGAGGGAGACTGACAGAAATTCCTCTGTGATGGAGAAGGACGGCTTCAAAAAAGCCATGGACGACCTCCTCGACAAAGGTGTTCCCATCACAGAGGTGTGCACGGATGCACATCCCCAAATCTCTTCACTGATGA GGCCTGACAAAGGGGTGTATGGTAAAAAAGGCATCTTCCATTCCCTGGATGTCTGGCACGGGGCCAAAAACCTGACAAAGAAGCTAGTGAAA GCTGGAGGGGAGAAGGGCGGCAAAGACCTCCTGCCATGGACGCGCGACATTGTCAGACACTTCTGGTATTGTTGTAAGCATGCCAACAACTACGAAGAATTCATC GTGCTTTGGAAGGGAGTGCTGCATCACGTGTGCAACGAGCACCAATGGGCTACAGGGTCATGTCAGCATGACCCGATTGACCCGGCAGAAGTGAGGACGAAGCCATGGCTTGTTAAGGGCACACCAGCTCACGAGAAGCTGAGCAAGCTCATCCTTAACAAGCGGTGGCTGAAAACAACATTTAAGTTCCTACGCTTCCG AACAACGTCGGACTTAGAGTCCTTTCAGAATCACATTCTGATGCGTCAGCCCCCCAGTGTACAAGGCCAGGTGTCAGCTTGCTGCAATCGACTACAATGCCCACAAGGACAGGCCGGTATGGAAGAATAA